A window from Myxococcus fulvus encodes these proteins:
- a CDS encoding alpha/beta fold hydrolase yields MHPLDAFMAALASRRLFCDGWGDEETFAGAPLSGRLAATVLPLEVRWGAEQAAGRRRFRDGAFDSPWVALPSEVRLGSVRWMTSERGRGRDACVVLAASRDEGFRLRSWLFAPLVEEGVDLFLLENPYYGTRRALGQKGPHIRTVSEQLQMNIASIEEARALVAHARREGYERVAVAGYSMGGYMAALTAATIPEPVGVAALAAGASPAPVFTKGVHSRSIDFRRLAGSPDETEARTRLATILDAASARLLPPPVKPSAAVILACARDAFVPLAEARALHAHWPGSELRIVDAGHISAVITSGAALRGAIRDAVHRAGT; encoded by the coding sequence ATGCATCCGCTGGATGCGTTCATGGCCGCCCTGGCCAGTCGCCGGCTGTTCTGTGATGGCTGGGGGGATGAGGAGACGTTCGCGGGGGCGCCGTTGTCGGGGCGGCTCGCGGCGACGGTGTTGCCGCTGGAGGTCCGCTGGGGCGCGGAGCAGGCGGCGGGGCGGCGACGGTTCCGGGATGGTGCGTTCGATTCGCCGTGGGTGGCGTTGCCGTCTGAGGTGCGGTTGGGCTCGGTGCGGTGGATGACGTCCGAGCGGGGTCGGGGGCGGGACGCGTGTGTGGTGCTCGCGGCGTCGCGGGACGAGGGGTTCCGGCTGCGGAGCTGGTTGTTCGCGCCGTTGGTGGAGGAGGGGGTGGATTTGTTCCTGCTGGAGAACCCCTATTACGGGACGCGGCGGGCTTTGGGGCAGAAGGGGCCGCACATCCGCACGGTGAGCGAGCAGCTCCAGATGAACATCGCGTCCATCGAGGAGGCGAGGGCGCTGGTGGCGCACGCACGGCGGGAGGGCTACGAGCGCGTCGCGGTCGCGGGCTACAGCATGGGGGGCTACATGGCGGCGTTGACGGCGGCGACGATTCCGGAGCCGGTGGGCGTCGCGGCGCTCGCGGCGGGGGCCTCGCCGGCGCCGGTGTTCACGAAGGGCGTGCACTCACGCTCCATCGACTTCAGGAGGCTGGCGGGTTCTCCGGACGAGACGGAAGCGAGGACGCGGCTCGCGACCATTTTGGATGCGGCGAGCGCGCGCCTGTTGCCGCCGCCCGTGAAGCCGAGCGCCGCCGTCATCCTGGCGTGCGCGAGGGACGCCTTCGTTCCCTTGGCGGAGGCACGCGCGCTCCATGCGCACTGGCCCGGAAGTGAGCTGCGCATCGTGGACGCGGGACATATCTCCGCGGTGATTACGTCAGGTGCCGCGCTTCGAGGCGCCATCCGGGACGCGGTGCACCGCGCGGGGACGTGA
- a CDS encoding YnfA family protein produces the protein MSFARALGLFILTALAEIIGCYLPYLWLRQGRSVWWLVPAVASLALFAWLLTLHPTGAARTYAAYGGVYIAVALAWLWLVEGERPTPWDVVGALVAIAGMAIIILAPRR, from the coding sequence ATGTCGTTTGCGCGCGCGCTCGGACTCTTCATCCTCACGGCCCTGGCTGAGATCATCGGCTGCTATCTGCCGTATCTCTGGCTGCGACAGGGGCGCTCGGTGTGGTGGCTGGTCCCCGCGGTCGCGAGCCTCGCGCTCTTCGCGTGGCTGCTGACGCTGCATCCGACAGGCGCCGCGCGGACGTACGCCGCCTATGGAGGCGTCTACATCGCCGTGGCGCTCGCGTGGCTCTGGCTCGTCGAGGGAGAGCGGCCCACTCCCTGGGATGTCGTGGGCGCGCTCGTCGCCATCGCTGGCATGGCCATCATCATCCTGGCCCCTCGTCGTTAG
- a CDS encoding DUF1028 domain-containing protein translates to MSRLALCLALLSLHAVAAEPSTVPRRPVNTYSIVARDPATGDLGVAVQSHWFSVGATVPWAEAGVGAVATQSFVDPSYGRLGLDLMRAGRSAPDALKGLLAADSASQVRQVAMVDAQGRVSAHTGSNCIAAAGHVVGEGFSVQANMMQKDTVWPAMAKAYRASKGDLAERMLAALEAAEAQGGDLRGKQSAALIIVSAKPSGRPWMDRRFDLRVDDHPEPLKELRRLVTLQRAYNFMNEGDLALEHKDTDAALAAYSSAEKLAPGNAEMTFWHAISLVGVGRVDQALPLLQRAYAADPRWRELLTRLPAAGLLPDDPKLLARLKSAK, encoded by the coding sequence ATGTCCCGACTCGCCCTCTGCCTCGCGCTCCTGTCCCTCCACGCCGTGGCCGCCGAGCCCTCCACCGTGCCGCGCCGTCCCGTGAACACCTACTCCATCGTCGCCCGAGATCCGGCGACAGGGGACCTGGGTGTCGCCGTGCAATCCCACTGGTTCTCCGTGGGCGCCACCGTGCCCTGGGCCGAGGCGGGCGTGGGCGCCGTCGCCACCCAGTCCTTCGTCGACCCGTCCTACGGCCGTCTCGGTCTGGACCTCATGCGCGCGGGCCGCTCGGCCCCCGATGCGCTCAAGGGCCTGCTCGCCGCCGACTCCGCCAGTCAGGTGCGCCAGGTCGCCATGGTGGACGCCCAGGGCCGCGTCTCCGCGCACACGGGCTCGAATTGCATCGCCGCCGCCGGACACGTCGTGGGCGAGGGCTTCTCCGTCCAGGCCAACATGATGCAGAAGGACACCGTCTGGCCCGCCATGGCCAAGGCCTACCGCGCCTCCAAGGGGGACCTCGCCGAGCGCATGCTCGCCGCGCTCGAGGCCGCCGAAGCCCAAGGCGGAGACCTGCGCGGCAAGCAATCCGCCGCCCTCATCATCGTCTCCGCGAAGCCCTCGGGCCGCCCCTGGATGGACCGCCGCTTCGACCTGCGCGTCGACGACCACCCCGAGCCCCTCAAGGAACTGCGCCGCCTCGTCACCCTCCAGCGCGCCTACAACTTCATGAACGAAGGCGACCTCGCCCTGGAGCACAAGGACACCGACGCCGCCCTCGCCGCCTACTCCTCCGCGGAGAAGCTCGCGCCGGGCAACGCGGAGATGACCTTCTGGCACGCCATCTCCCTCGTGGGCGTGGGCCGCGTGGACCAGGCCCTGCCGCTCCTCCAGCGCGCCTACGCCGCCGACCCGCGCTGGCGCGAGCTCCTCACCCGCCTGCCCGCCGCGGGCCTGCTCCCCGATGACCCCAAGCTCCTCGCGCGCTTGAAGAGCGCGAAATAG
- a CDS encoding RNA methyltransferase encodes MVLPVRFVLMRPRNAENLGAAARALKNCGLSDWVWVTPEVEDLTPARRLAVHAEDVLDGARRADTLEEAISDCVWVVGTSSRKVEGKRRLAPRAVAEEWVSRSTQGTVAVVFGDERSGLTNAEVERCHDLSAVPTAPEQPSINLAQAVLLYAYEVRVATLEAHAPPPGPLPVAATDTELAQVESTLEGVLTSGGFLIDEQPGRTGLRDLFAPLRRSRLTRKEARLWLAALHTLRKRG; translated from the coding sequence ATGGTGCTGCCCGTCCGTTTCGTCCTGATGCGTCCGCGCAACGCGGAGAACCTGGGTGCCGCTGCTCGGGCGCTGAAGAACTGCGGCCTGTCGGATTGGGTCTGGGTGACGCCCGAGGTGGAGGATTTGACGCCCGCGCGCCGGCTGGCGGTCCATGCCGAGGACGTTCTCGACGGCGCGCGTCGCGCGGACACGTTGGAGGAGGCCATCTCCGACTGCGTGTGGGTGGTGGGGACCAGCTCCCGCAAGGTGGAGGGCAAGCGGCGCCTGGCTCCGCGCGCGGTGGCGGAGGAGTGGGTGTCGCGCTCGACACAGGGCACGGTGGCCGTGGTCTTCGGGGATGAGCGCAGCGGGCTCACCAACGCGGAGGTGGAGCGGTGCCATGACCTGTCCGCGGTGCCCACCGCGCCGGAGCAGCCCTCCATCAACCTGGCGCAGGCGGTGTTGCTGTACGCCTATGAGGTCCGCGTGGCCACGCTGGAGGCGCACGCGCCGCCGCCCGGGCCCCTGCCGGTGGCGGCGACGGACACGGAGCTGGCGCAGGTGGAGTCGACGCTGGAGGGGGTGCTGACGTCGGGGGGGTTCCTCATCGACGAGCAGCCGGGACGCACGGGCTTGCGGGACTTGTTCGCGCCGCTGCGGCGCTCACGGCTGACGCGCAAGGAGGCGCGGCTGTGGCTGGCCGCGCTGCACACGCTGCGCAAGCGAGGCTAG